One window of the Bacillota bacterium genome contains the following:
- a CDS encoding sugar ABC transporter permease, with protein sequence MAAATEASRREGTAPARPRRNVPPVFAKLGRVLSHSLVHVVVIAVCLAWILPTLGLLVSSFRPAADVARSGWWTVLADPFNPANYTLDNYRHVLSAQGMWRAFRDSFLITVPSTLLPMAIAALAAFAFAWLPMRGRGTWFALVVALLVVPLQMTLIPILRIYSNVGLAGTLPGIWLAHTGYGLPFAIYLLRNFFASLPRDLFEAAAIDGASPLGMFFRLALPMSVPALASLGIFQFLWVWNDLLVALIYLGGTGGPAPLTLKLSSLVGSFGQQWHVLTAAAFVTMIVPLIVFFALQRYFVRGILAGAVKG encoded by the coding sequence ATGGCAGCGGCGACCGAGGCGTCCCGCCGCGAGGGGACCGCGCCGGCGCGGCCGCGGCGGAACGTCCCGCCGGTCTTCGCCAAACTGGGCCGCGTGCTGTCCCACTCGCTGGTGCACGTCGTCGTCATCGCCGTGTGCCTGGCGTGGATCTTGCCCACGCTGGGCCTGTTGGTGAGCTCATTCCGGCCCGCGGCCGACGTGGCGCGCAGCGGCTGGTGGACGGTGCTGGCCGATCCGTTCAACCCCGCCAATTACACGCTGGACAATTACCGGCATGTCCTGTCGGCGCAAGGCATGTGGCGGGCGTTTCGGGACAGCTTCCTCATCACGGTGCCGAGCACGCTGCTGCCCATGGCCATCGCCGCGCTCGCGGCGTTCGCCTTCGCTTGGCTGCCCATGCGCGGGCGCGGCACCTGGTTTGCGCTGGTGGTGGCGCTGCTGGTGGTGCCTCTCCAGATGACGCTCATCCCGATCTTGCGCATCTACAGCAACGTCGGCCTCGCCGGCACGCTGCCGGGCATCTGGCTGGCCCACACCGGTTACGGCCTGCCCTTCGCCATCTACCTGCTCCGCAACTTCTTCGCCTCGCTGCCGCGGGATCTCTTTGAGGCCGCGGCCATCGACGGCGCCTCGCCCTTGGGGATGTTCTTCCGGCTGGCGCTGCCCATGTCGGTGCCGGCGCTGGCCTCGCTGGGCATCTTCCAGTTCTTGTGGGTGTGGAACGACTTGCTGGTGGCCTTGATTTACCTCGGGGGCACGGGCGGGCCGGCGCCGCTGACGCTGAAGCTCAGCAGCCTGGTGGGCTCTTTCGGACAGCAATGGCACGTGCTGACGGCGGCGGCCTTCGTCACCATGATCGTGCCGCTCATCGTGTTCTTCGCGCTACAGCGGTACTTCGTGCGCGGCATCTTGGCTGGGGCGGTGAAGGGATAA
- a CDS encoding vitamin K epoxide reductase, with protein sequence MSSIKSFKPQAAEHTAGRQADQARWPLGLAGLSLGGAGLSGYLWQAKVGERELTCGPWGDCLTVNASVYSEVMGIPVALLGMLMYLTLAVVGTLLYWRPSMLLANAGFAVALAGALFSLYLTGLEAFVIGAFCIWCLTSWVLITYIAWRWGRALRRQAA encoded by the coding sequence GTGTCATCGATCAAGAGCTTCAAGCCGCAGGCCGCTGAGCACACCGCCGGGCGCCAAGCGGATCAGGCGCGCTGGCCTCTGGGCTTGGCCGGGTTGAGCCTGGGAGGAGCCGGGCTGTCGGGATACCTGTGGCAGGCCAAGGTGGGCGAGAGGGAGCTGACGTGCGGCCCGTGGGGCGACTGCTTAACGGTGAACGCCAGCGTGTACTCGGAAGTGATGGGCATTCCCGTGGCGCTGCTGGGCATGCTCATGTACCTGACGCTGGCGGTCGTGGGGACGCTTCTGTACTGGCGGCCCAGCATGCTGCTGGCCAACGCGGGGTTCGCGGTGGCCTTGGCCGGGGCGCTGTTCTCGCTTTACTTGACGGGGCTGGAGGCGTTCGTCATCGGCGCCTTCTGCATCTGGTGCCTTACGTCATGGGTCCTGATCACGTACATTGCCTGGCGGTGGGGCCGGGCGCTGCGCCGCCAGGCGGCCTGA
- a CDS encoding DNA adenine methylase, with translation MSSTRSPFLKWAGGKRHLVPFIAKTLGLLPGDAEGPGLRRWTRLIEPFAGSAALSLALADAFESLWLNDVNADVINVYAALRDAPEEFIGVARELFHPGLNDAAAYYRLRDEFNRCRCPQRRAALFLYLNRHGYNGLCRYNRAGEFNVPFGRYKRPYFPEVELKAAVDVVRKARLTSIDFEDVLRCAGPGDVVYCDPPYVPLSPTASFTDYASGGFGPAEQERLAAAAADAARRGALVAVSNHDTEWTRALYRDADVYHVQVRRTISCNGRSRGVVGEILAVYWPDPRAAGGRRQGGERAAAAARTSCA, from the coding sequence ATGTCGTCGACGCGCTCGCCCTTCCTCAAGTGGGCGGGAGGCAAGCGGCATCTGGTGCCTTTCATCGCGAAGACGCTGGGGTTGTTGCCTGGAGATGCCGAAGGGCCCGGCCTGCGGCGCTGGACGCGCCTAATCGAGCCCTTTGCCGGCAGCGCCGCGCTGAGCCTGGCGCTGGCCGATGCGTTCGAGTCCCTCTGGCTCAACGACGTCAACGCCGACGTCATTAACGTTTACGCGGCCTTGCGGGATGCTCCCGAGGAGTTCATCGGCGTCGCGCGGGAGCTCTTTCATCCCGGGCTGAACGACGCCGCCGCGTACTACCGCCTCCGCGACGAATTCAACCGCTGCCGCTGCCCGCAGCGGCGCGCCGCGCTCTTTCTCTACCTGAACCGCCACGGCTACAACGGGCTTTGCCGCTACAACCGCGCCGGCGAGTTTAACGTCCCCTTCGGCCGCTACAAGCGGCCTTACTTTCCCGAGGTAGAACTGAAGGCCGCCGTCGACGTGGTCCGCAAAGCGCGCCTGACGTCCATCGATTTCGAGGACGTGCTCCGGTGCGCGGGGCCCGGGGACGTGGTATACTGTGACCCGCCGTACGTGCCGCTGAGTCCCACCGCGTCGTTTACGGACTACGCCTCCGGCGGGTTTGGTCCCGCCGAGCAGGAACGGCTCGCGGCGGCGGCCGCGGACGCGGCGCGCCGCGGGGCGCTGGTGGCCGTTTCGAATCACGACACGGAATGGACGAGAGCCTTGTACCGCGACGCGGACGTCTATCATGTCCAAGTCCGGCGCACGATTTCCTGCAATGGCCGGTCCCGCGGGGTTGTCGGCGAAATCCTGGCCGTCTATTGGCCGGACCCGCGGGCGGCCGGCGGGCGGCGGCAGGGAGGGGAGCGGGCGGCGGCCGCGGCAAGAACGAGCTGCGCGTGA
- a CDS encoding ABC transporter substrate-binding protein — protein sequence MVVVLSLAAPALAQSGRVSVVGTWGGQEQEAFMQLMSVFTAETGIQVDYTGTRDLPTLLTTRVAAGNPPDVAAVPNPGQMRELAAEGALVDLTQVLDMDQIRRDYSEAWIDLGSYNGKLYAIFISADLKSLVWYSPKQFAKYGYEVPKTWDELVALTERIAADGFTPWAIGLESGAASGWPGTDWIEDIMLRTAGPEVYDQWVNHEIPWTHPAVKRAFEIFGQFARNPRYVYGGTAGVLSTNFGDSVNALFTEPPRAFLHRQATFIRSFIDTNNPGLVPGEDYDFFMLPPIDERWGTPALGGADMVAMFNDTPEARALMQFLASPRAQEIWVSLLGKLSPNRSVSESAYPDDLTRKAARLLVEADSFRFDGSDLMPAAVGSGAFWEGVLNYVAGEDLDDVLMMIEAAAEEAYGR from the coding sequence ATGGTCGTAGTCCTGAGCCTCGCGGCGCCGGCTTTGGCGCAGTCGGGGCGCGTGTCCGTCGTGGGCACGTGGGGCGGCCAGGAGCAGGAAGCGTTCATGCAGCTGATGTCGGTGTTCACGGCGGAGACCGGCATCCAGGTGGACTACACGGGCACGCGTGACCTGCCGACGCTGCTGACGACCCGTGTGGCCGCGGGCAATCCGCCGGACGTCGCGGCGGTGCCGAATCCCGGCCAGATGCGGGAGTTGGCCGCGGAGGGCGCGCTGGTGGATCTGACCCAGGTGCTGGACATGGATCAGATTCGCCGGGACTACTCCGAGGCGTGGATCGATCTGGGCAGCTATAACGGGAAGCTGTACGCCATCTTCATCAGCGCCGACCTGAAGAGCCTCGTCTGGTACAGCCCGAAGCAGTTCGCGAAGTACGGCTATGAGGTGCCGAAGACCTGGGACGAGCTGGTGGCGCTGACGGAGCGCATCGCGGCCGACGGGTTCACGCCGTGGGCGATTGGCCTTGAGAGCGGCGCGGCCAGCGGCTGGCCGGGCACGGACTGGATCGAGGACATCATGCTCCGCACGGCCGGTCCGGAAGTGTACGACCAGTGGGTCAACCACGAGATTCCGTGGACGCATCCGGCCGTGAAGCGCGCCTTTGAGATCTTCGGGCAGTTCGCGCGCAACCCGCGGTACGTCTACGGCGGCACGGCGGGCGTGCTGTCCACCAACTTCGGCGACTCGGTGAACGCGTTGTTCACGGAGCCGCCGCGGGCGTTCCTGCATCGGCAGGCCACGTTCATCCGCAGCTTCATCGACACCAACAACCCGGGCCTTGTGCCGGGCGAGGACTATGACTTCTTCATGCTGCCGCCCATCGACGAGCGGTGGGGCACGCCGGCGCTCGGCGGCGCGGACATGGTGGCCATGTTTAACGACACGCCGGAAGCGCGGGCGCTCATGCAGTTCCTCGCTTCGCCGCGGGCTCAGGAAATCTGGGTCAGCCTGCTGGGCAAGCTGTCGCCCAACCGGAGCGTCAGCGAGAGTGCTTACCCGGATGACCTGACGCGCAAGGCGGCGCGGCTCCTGGTCGAAGCTGACTCGTTCCGCTTCGACGGTTCGGACCTCATGCCGGCCGCGGTCGGGTCCGGCGCGTTCTGGGAGGGCGTGCTGAACTACGTCGCAGGCGAAGACCTCGACGACGTGCTGATGATGATTGAAGCGGCGGCCGAGGAGGCGTATGGCCGCTAA